CAAGAAGACAAACACTGAATTCCTACATACAAAGAACAATCCAAAGAAAGATTTGAAGAGGTCAAAGACTAGTAATGATGCCATATCAGAGATTTGCTCAGAAAATAGTTTAAATGTTGATTTCCTCATGTTAGTGGGACAGTCTGATGATGAATCCATAAATTTTGATGTATGGTTAAGGAATTACTCACAGAATAATTCAAAGAAGCCTACAAAGAAGGACacaaaaaagaatgcaaagaaaAGCTCTGATGCTGAATCTGAAGACTCAAAGGATGCTAAGAAAGATTCaaagaaagttaagaaaaatgTCCAGAAAGATGACAAGAAAAAGGATGTAAAGAAGGACACAGAGTCTACTGATGCTGAATCTGGAGACTCAAATGATGAAAGGAAAGATGCAAAGAaggataagaaaaaattaaagaaagatgaCAAGAAAAAGGACACAAAGAAGTACCCAGAGTCTACTGATACTGAATCAGGAGATGAAAAGGATGCAATAAATGATTCAAGAAAGTTGAAGAAAGCTTCAAAGAATGATGACAAGAAAAAGGATGCAAAGGAAATTACAGTCTCCACTGATTCTGAATCTGAACTGGAGTCAAAGAAGAgtcagaaagatgaaaaaaagtataaaaaagattCAAAGATAGATAATAAAAAGTCTGTCAAGAATGATGAAGAGTCTTCTGATGCTGACTCTGAACCGAAAGGAGATTCAAAAAAGGgtaaaaaggatgaaaagaaggggaagaaagattcaaagaaagatgacaaaaagaaggatgcaaagaaaaatgcagaatctACTGAAACGGAATCTGATTTGGAGTTAAAGAAGGACAAGAaagactcaaaggaaaagaaaggttcaaagaaACATGTCAAGAAGGATGCAAGGAAGGACACAGAGTCTACTGATGCTGAATTTGATGAATCTTCCAAGACAGGCTTTAAAACATCTACAAAAATCAAAGGTTCAGATACTGAATCTGAAGAGTCACTATATAAACCTGGGGCTAAGAAGAAAATTGATGAATCAGATGGCACATCTGCAAATTCAAAGATGGAAGGACTGGAATTAAAGAGAGGATTCAGAATGTTATCCAAAAAGACTACATTCaaggaaaaaggggaaaaagcaaGTACAGGTAGAGTTCCTCCATCAAGAGAAAGACCACCACTCCCTGCTTGTGAGCCTTCTCTACCATCACCAAAGGTCAGACGTCTTTGTTGGTGCAAGATGCCTCCTCCACCTCCAAAACAAAGATATGCTCCTTTGGTAAGTTTACTACTGTTTTATATTTAGGCTGAAATGCATATAAAATGAAagactttttaaagtttaaatttatgttttctccAGATTATAGTTATCTTTTACTAGAATATTGACAACTTTGTGACtcaaaggtaagaaaaataaagaatacctCACAAGGATGCAAAATACTGcaaaaaagttataaatttaaGAGAATAGAAATTATTTGGActggagaagagagaaatgacttGCAATTTAAGAAAACATGTGAAGTTATGTATAAAGgtcattttgcaaaaaaaaaaaaaagtggttaagTTTTAGActtggaaaagaacaaaaatgaaaattgactAAAGCTTCTACAGGGGCAGTTTTAAGCAAGATATAAAGACATTTTCTGAGAAGTTGCTGAATACAGTAAAAGCTAGATTAACCAAAATTCATACATAGCAGGTGGAATACATGCCAAGATTCAActatgcaaaaaaattaaattatttaatccatATCTCAAGTGGATTTTTATGAGCCCTCATTATAACTGATATCAGGAAACAAAAGTTAACTTTTCAGAAATAACTATATCTTCTCTAATTTATAAATCTCATGTTAACTTTATCTATTAGGAGGTAAATACTCTGTCAACTTAAAGCTGCTACTTCTCTCATCCAGGAGACTCCCTTCAATCCCTTCCCCAAAAGTCTGATTGTAAGGGAAAGCATAAATAGACATATTACATTAGACAGAGGAGTTCTGGAttagttctcacactgctgataaagatatacctgagactgagcaatttacaaaagaaagaggtttaattagactCACGGTTCCacgtttctggggaggcctctcaatcatggcagaaggcaaggaggagcaagtcacatcttacttggatggcagcaggcaaagagagcttgtgcagagaaactcccgtttttaaaaccatcagatcttttgagattcattcactatcacaagaacagtgtaggaaagacctgcccccataattcaatcactttCCACTGGGCTCCTCCCACGATATGTGTGAATTGTGgaggttacaattcaagatgagacttgggtggggacacagccaaaccacatcaagtcCCTATTCTACATgtttcctccctttctgtctctatgatttttgGTTGGGTGTAACTCATTTACATGATTTCTGGGCATCAACCTTTGTTTCCTATGCTTGCATGGTATTCATTGTTTATTCTAAGCATGGTAGGACTGCTGCCCTCTGACCTGTTAAACTCAGGGCTTCTGTATATATGGCTAGTTCTTGACCCTAAACTtctcattttcattaatttcctcctccctttcttctcctcATTTCTCCTCTTTGTCACCTTCTTGTTCTTCTAACTCAAGAAATTTATATTTCCTCTTTTAGGCTCAGAGAGATCTATTTGATCttatattccaaatattttctatctttggTTTATAATAAAACTTTACATATGTACATCAATTTACTcctcatatattaatatttttggaagATAAAAACACCTTTTATCACTCTCAGAAAGCCTGAGTTTCAAGTCTAGCTTTCTCCCAGCAGACCCCAAAACTCTGCTTTGAGACTCAAAGTTGATTAATGACCCCCTTGCTTTAGGTGATATCTTCTCTCTCCACCAGATTGAGTTAATGGATGGCTAGCCACTAGTGTGACAACacttataagaaataaaagtacattggggaataatttttaagataaataagaagaaagactCCCAAATAGCTAGACTCTTTTCCACAGGCAGTTTTtaggaaaagtaaataaaatataagaaaataattgaatacaaggattaattttaattaaaaaaaatctttcagggTATGTTCTAGGCTTGTACAATTCATGACAAGTCTCTTTAATAAACTTCCATATGCATTGCCACCATTCAGTTAGGCTTTTCTATCTCTACTACTCCACTGAAACTTTGCCTTTAAAGGTTACCAAATACCTTCTTGTGGCCATATCTATAggcttttcctccttcctcatcTTATTTCATAATTCAACAGCATTTAAACTAACCTCTCTGTCTGGAAATACTTGCATTACTTCACTTCTATGACTGTGCTCtcctgtctttatttctacatacTGGTAGCTTTTAACCACCTTTATTGTATCCTTCTCTGCCTCATTATTAAAAATTGGAATGATCCTGTCTTTGTCCTGGACACTCTTTATTTACAGTCCTCCCTTTGTGAGTTTATAGTGTTAAATGGCTTTAAATATTACCTATGTATTGATGATTCCAAAATTAATATCTCCAGTTATGACCTTCCAATTGAGCTCCAAAATCTCTCCAGCCACTTACTTGAAATCTCCACTATAGTATCTATTGGGCATCTCatacttaaaatgtttaaataatacttttaacCCCACACTAAATTCTATTCCTCCCTTAGCTGTCTTCATCTTATCAGATGGCACCACCATCCAGCCAGTTGAATTTTTTAAGCCTGGACATAATCTCTTTCTCACTTCTTTTTCTCACCCTACACAGGTAATCAATCAGCAAGACTTATTTACtctacctccaaaatatatcCCGACTGAGTCCACTTTCCTTATCTCCATTACTACCACCTTCATTGCTCCAGTCATCACCATCATTAGCATCTAGCTATCCATTaactcattatgttgcccaggctggtcttgaactcctgggctcaagcaatcttccagccttggcttcccaaagtgctgggattgtaggtgtgagccaccatgcctggcagaatAAAATTTCTTACCCTAGCTTCCAGTGTCTACAATCTTTAGCCCCTACCCATTTTTCACCATAATCATGTagcactttttctcttttctcttgtcaTCTAGCCAAACTGgcattctttttgtttctcataAACACCAAGATTGTTTCCTTGCAAAGCCTTTTCGTGTGCTGTTTCCTCTGATTGGAATATTcctcccacagatctttgcatgtctattccttttcattatttcgTTTTTCAGCTTAAGTGTTCTCTTtagagaagccttccctgactaccTTACTTTATGTTACCCTCTCCTCCACCACTATGCAGTCACCCTCCGAACACTGCATCATACATTATTTGGCTTCACCGAATTTATATttatctaaaattatattttattcatttgtttgttaatTATATTCACCATCAGAATTCAGGTTCTATGCAGGCAGTGAATCTCGCctgttttttcatatatatatatatatatttatatatatatatatatatttcatatatgtccACAGATTCAAAAACAGCACCtagatatatgaaaatatatatgttaatatatgtcCACAAATTCAAAAACAG
This genomic stretch from Pongo pygmaeus isolate AG05252 chromosome X, NHGRI_mPonPyg2-v2.0_pri, whole genome shotgun sequence harbors:
- the CYLC1 gene encoding cylicin-1 isoform X1, producing MMSSLNITSFNLLCSSPGNIQAGEMSLPRNLEEMINEDMWTWHSLCRLEVNIRTYDNSIPISESSRKSWNQKHFALTFPKPLQRGTDDKSRPLKSQITVTRHDRRKLEEGQKPAHIWIRHSLRKILQWPPIYTAAREQTPFRHLYTSKTHLKKAEYKKSKDEKGGTPLKKDSKKKGGSYATNPESKQIVEEEKTKRQNEADKTPLKSSHKNEPSKKSKSSSERNPESQNSKTVSKNCSQKYKKDSKNSKKTNTEFLHTKNNPKKDLKRSKTSNDAISEICSENSLNVDFLMLVGQSDDESINFDVWLRNYSQNNSKKPTKKDTKKNAKKSSDAESEDSKDAKKDSKKVKKNVQKDDKKKDVKKDTESTDAESGDSNDERKDAKKDKKKLKKDDKKKDTKKYPESTDTESGDEKDAINDSRKLKKASKNDDKKKDAKEITVSTDSESELESKKSQKDEKKYKKDSKIDNKKSVKNDEESSDADSEPKGDSKKGKKDEKKGKKDSKKDDKKKDAKKNAESTETESDLELKKDKKDSKEKKGSKKHVKKDARKDTESTDAEFDESSKTGFKTSTKIKGSDTESEESLYKPGAKKKIDESDGTSANSKMEGLELKRGFRMLSKKTTFKEKGEKASTGRVPPSRERPPLPACEPSLPSPKVRRLCWCKMPPPPPKQRYAPLPEAPWIHKLL
- the CYLC1 gene encoding cylicin-1 isoform X3 — encoded protein: MKTCGPGIHCVVIKIGMLKLQLQWLEVNIRTYDNSIPISESSRKSWNQKHFALTFPKPLQRGTDDKSRPLKSQITVTRHDRRKLEEGQKPAHIWIRHSLRKILQWPPIYTAAREQTPFRHLYTSKTHLKKAEYKKSKDEKGGTPLKKDSKKKGGSYATNPESKQIVEEEKTKRQNEADKTPLKSSHKNEPSKKSKSSSERNPESQNSKTVSKNCSQKYKKDSKNSKKTNTEFLHTKNNPKKDLKRSKTSNDAISEICSENSLNVDFLMLVGQSDDESINFDVWLRNYSQNNSKKPTKKDTKKNAKKSSDAESEDSKDAKKDSKKVKKNVQKDDKKKDVKKDTESTDAESGDSNDERKDAKKDKKKLKKDDKKKDTKKYPESTDTESGDEKDAINDSRKLKKASKNDDKKKDAKEITVSTDSESELESKKSQKDEKKYKKDSKIDNKKSVKNDEESSDADSEPKGDSKKGKKDEKKGKKDSKKDDKKKDAKKNAESTETESDLELKKDKKDSKEKKGSKKHVKKDARKDTESTDAEFDESSKTGFKTSTKIKGSDTESEESLYKPGAKKKIDESDGTSANSKMEGLELKRGFRMLSKKTTFKEKGEKASTGRVPPSRERPPLPACEPSLPSPKVRRLCWCKMPPPPPKQRYAPLPEAPWIHKLL
- the CYLC1 gene encoding cylicin-1 isoform X2, which gives rise to MSLPRLNLEEMINEDMWTWHSLCRLEVNIRTYDNSIPISESSRKSWNQKHFALTFPKPLQRGTDDKSRPLKSQITVTRHDRRKLEEGQKPAHIWIRHSLRKILQWPPIYTAAREQTPFRHLYTSKTHLKKAEYKKSKDEKGGTPLKKDSKKKGGSYATNPESKQIVEEEKTKRQNEADKTPLKSSHKNEPSKKSKSSSERNPESQNSKTVSKNCSQKYKKDSKNSKKTNTEFLHTKNNPKKDLKRSKTSNDAISEICSENSLNVDFLMLVGQSDDESINFDVWLRNYSQNNSKKPTKKDTKKNAKKSSDAESEDSKDAKKDSKKVKKNVQKDDKKKDVKKDTESTDAESGDSNDERKDAKKDKKKLKKDDKKKDTKKYPESTDTESGDEKDAINDSRKLKKASKNDDKKKDAKEITVSTDSESELESKKSQKDEKKYKKDSKIDNKKSVKNDEESSDADSEPKGDSKKGKKDEKKGKKDSKKDDKKKDAKKNAESTETESDLELKKDKKDSKEKKGSKKHVKKDARKDTESTDAEFDESSKTGFKTSTKIKGSDTESEESLYKPGAKKKIDESDGTSANSKMEGLELKRGFRMLSKKTTFKEKGEKASTGRVPPSRERPPLPACEPSLPSPKVRRLCWCKMPPPPPKQRYAPLPEAPWIHKLL